A part of Thermocrinis albus DSM 14484 genomic DNA contains:
- the pspA gene encoding phosphoserine phosphatase PspA, with protein sequence MVKLFVVRHAESTWNPEGRYQGLLDPELSQRGLQQARLLAEALRNVPFDVIYSSPLRRTYLTALEIAKGRDVHVVKDERIREIDHGVWSGLTVEEVKRRFPETFRMWMEEPHRTSFEGGESLTDVYRRVADFVEEIKRKHQHQTVAVVSHTVPIRAMYCYLLGVDLSRFWSFGCDNASYSVIHLEENRNVIQKLNITCHLGEYYVEAHSAL encoded by the coding sequence ATGGTGAAGCTCTTTGTGGTGCGTCACGCCGAAAGTACTTGGAATCCCGAAGGGCGTTATCAGGGCCTTCTGGATCCTGAGCTCTCACAGAGGGGTTTACAGCAGGCGCGTCTTCTGGCAGAGGCTTTGAGGAATGTACCCTTTGATGTCATATACTCCTCTCCCCTCAGAAGAACGTATCTGACCGCTTTGGAGATAGCAAAGGGAAGAGACGTGCATGTGGTGAAGGACGAAAGGATAAGGGAGATAGATCACGGCGTCTGGTCCGGTCTCACAGTAGAGGAGGTCAAAAGGAGGTTTCCGGAAACTTTCAGAATGTGGATGGAGGAACCCCACAGAACCAGCTTTGAAGGAGGTGAAAGTCTCACCGATGTCTACAGACGTGTGGCGGATTTCGTGGAGGAGATAAAGAGAAAGCACCAGCACCAAACGGTGGCCGTTGTTTCCCACACTGTCCCCATAAGGGCCATGTACTGTTACCTTCTGGGTGTAGATCTTTCTCGTTTTTGGAGCTTTGGGTGTGATAACGCCAGCTATTCGGTTATTCACTTGGAAGAAAACAGAAACGTGATCCAGAAACTCAACATAACTTGTCACTTAGGAGAGTATTATGTGGAGGCTCATAGCGCTCTTTAG